A single Ziziphus jujuba cultivar Dongzao chromosome 11, ASM3175591v1 DNA region contains:
- the LOC107431734 gene encoding uncharacterized protein LOC107431734 isoform X2, which yields MKSGVVLEVRRSSHDCLEKVFKTIQCSTVIKEASKVVLSMLKNYMPLAIGLSSSTVGTNDDILSKPQNLEVLHMLNVLKLTVPFLSVKVKAKVLSQVHKLFSSQFSALTRHILKIIEACFETSRVHVIAPETEKILVSLSSYVSLGDKIPLDTVMAAANLLKRSLNILRDGESSSYVKNLPLVCNSLAGLLTSEASTAAHASVILKQLINDHVDQASLVIDDGGQEKVEASEVKSICSIFENCLSTCDGNPNEHILAVISALFLKLGGISYYYMKSILAKLADLMTLASGSKSITHHLRNCIGSAVIAMGPERILTLVPISINAHDFSCVNIWLVPILRSYVVGASLKYYLEHIVPLAKSFQHASCKVESSTIGQDLQSHAHALWGLLPAFCRHPTDMYRNFKPLAEVFIKFLKEDSFMHDNVALALQVLVNQNKSALNPKIDADESYAVRDSPIEFGSIPTYSKKTATKNIKALVSYSTELLQTLTDLFIDSSPKRRSYLKDAIGCLASITDSSITKKIFISLLERFQFIDGRGEFGKVESQNELVDTEQRMEKDAQRYMIMELASSLVEGAKEDLIDLIYRFVKHSFQATDGIESHEACYTLSKMIKEHDWFCSSRFVDVIDLLFGLKSPVDIATLRSRFDCYHLLMVHALKINSEEENTKAFLILNEIILTLKDAKDEETRKAAYDILLKISSSLRDTPCISSDSPYQKLLSMAVLGFVKVLVSCLQAKDLQSLLSDVVNGVLPWSSVSRNHFRSKVTIIMEIILRKCGFPSVELVTPEKYRKFIKSVAENRHNKTGSENAAVTETERRHQKRKSKESGTTTEKIRFMKHTKRKEKKLKTNNLPSTNEPGMSIRGGDGRRQDFRSKHASRKISVNGQTERYRNANRRNFKEGPTFGGKKKMRTDKKHEASVHRPALASKLHKHKKIGKS from the exons ATGAAGTCTGGGGTGGTTCTAGAG GTCCGTAGAAGTTCTCACGATTGTCTTGAGAAGGTTTTTAAGACAATCCAGTGCTCAACTGTTATCAAGGAGGCAAGCAAGGTTGTACTTTCTATGCTGAAAAATTACATGCCTTTGGCAATTGGTTTGAGTAGTTCGACTGTTGGTACCAACGAtgatatattatcaaaacctcaAAATCTGGAAGTCCTACACATGCTAAATGTACTAAAGCTTACTGTGCCTTTTCTCTCTGTGAAAGTAAAAGCAAAAGTTCTTTCACAAGTACACAAGCTTTTCAGTTCCCAATTCTCAGCACTTACAAGGCACATTCTCAAAATTATTGAAGCGTGTTTTGAAACCTCAAGAGTTCATGTCATTGCTCCTGAGACAGAAAAAATTCTAGTATCTCTTTCTTCTTATGTATCTTTGGGAGATAAGATCCCCTTGGACACAGTCATGGCTGCAGCAAATTTGTTAAAACGCTCTTTGAACATACTCCGTGATGGAGAGTCAAGCTCATATGTTAAGAATCTTCCTCTAGTTTGTAATTCACTTGCGG GTCTTCTGACTTCTGAGGCTAGCACAGCTGCACATGCTTCAGTTATTCTAAAACAGCTGATTAACGACCATGTGGATCAAGCAAGTTTGGTGATTGATGATGGAGGACAGGAGAAAGTGGAAGCAAGTGAAGTAAAATCTATCTGTTCTATCTTTGAGAATTGCCTTAGCACTTGCGATGGAAATCCAAATGAGCACATTCTTGCAGTAATATCTGCATTGTTCCTGAAACTAG GAGGGATCTCATATTACTATATGAAAAGCATTCTGGCCAAACTAGCTGATTTGATGACCCTTGCTAGTGGCAGCAAATCTATCACTCACCAT CTTCGAAATTGTATAGGATCTGCTGTAATTGCCATGGGACCTGAGAGGATACTTACACTTGTGCCTATATCCATTAATGCTCATGATTTCTCATGTGTAAACATATGGTTGGTTCCCATTTTGAGAAGTTATGTAGTTGGAGCATCACTAAAGTACTACTTGGAGCATATTGTGCCTCTTGCGAAAAGCTTTCAGCATGCCAGTTGTAAAG TTGAAAGTTCAACAATTGGGCAAGATCTACAGTCTCATGCCCATGCCCTGTGGGGACTGCTCCCTGCTTTTTGTCGCCATCCAACTGATATGTACAGAAATTTTAAACCTTTGGCTGaagtttttattaaatttcttaaggAGGACTCTTTTATGCACGATAATGTTGCTCTTGCATTACAG GTTCTTGTAAACCAGAATAAAAGTGCACTGAACCCAAAAATTGATGCTGATGAGTCCTATGCAGTAAGAGATTCTCCAATAGAATTCGGCAGTATACCCACTTATTCAAAGAAAACTGCAACCAAAAATATCAAGGCTTTAGTTTCATATTCCACTGAGTTGCTTCAGACTCTAACAGACTTATTTATTGATTCATCTCCTAAAAGGCGCTCATATTTGAAG GATGCCATTGGATGCTTGGCTTCTATTACCGATTCTTCCATAACAAAAAAGATCTTTATATCACTGCTTGAGCGTTTTCAATTCATTGATGGTAGGGGTGAATTTGGAAAAGTGGAGAGTCAAAATGAATTAGTTGATACTGAACAAAGAATGGAGAAAGATGCTCAAAG ATATATGATAATGGAGCTTGCATCTTCTCTTGTTGAGGGAGCCAAGGAGGATCTTATTGATCTAATCTATAGGTTTGTTAAGCACAGCTTTCAG GCCACTGATGGGATTGAAAGTCATGAAGCATGTTACACATTGAGCAAAATGATTAAG GAACATGATTGGTTTTGCTCTTCTCGATTTGTTGACGTGATTGATTTGTTATTCGGCTTGAAATCTCCTGTTGACATAGCAACTCTAAGGAGTCGCTTTGATTGCTACCACCTTTTAATGGTTCACGCATTGAAG ATAAACTCAGAGGAAGAGAATACAAAGGCTTTTCTCATTCTCAACGAGATCATACTTACACTAAAAGAT GCCAAGGATGAAGAAACAAGGAAAGCAGCATATGATATCCTCCTGAAGATAAGTTCTAGCTTAAGGGACACACCATGTATCAGTTCTGATTCGCCTTACCAAAAACTACTAAGCATG GCTGTCTTGGGCTTTGTGAAAGTGTTAGTATCTTGCTTGCAAGCTAAGGATTTGCAGAGTCTTCTTTCTGATGTTGTCAATGGAGTTCTTCCATGGTCATCTGTTTCGAGGAATCATTTCAGATCAAAG gtCACTATCATAATGGAGATTATCTTAAGGAAGTGTGGTTTTCCTTCGGTTGAGTTAGTTACTCCagaaaaatatagaaagttTATCAAGTCAGTTGCGGAG AACCGCCATAACAAAACAGGATCTGAGAATGCTGCTGTTACTGAAACAGAAAGAAGGCAT CAGAAGAGGAAAAGCAAGGAATCGGGTACCACAACTGAGAAAATAAGATTCATGAAACATACAAAGAGAAAGGAGAAGAAACTAAAAACCAACAACCTCCCTAGCACAAATGAGCCTGGTATGTCTATTAGAGGAGGTGATGGACGAAGGCAGGATTTCAGAAGTAAGCATGCTAGCAGGAAAATATCTGTTAATGGTCAAACAGAAAGATACAGAAACGCAAACAGGAGGAATTTCAAAGAAGGGCCTACCTTTGGTGGAAAGAAAAAGATGAGAACAGACAAGAAACATGAAGCATCAGTTCATAGACCAGCTCTTGCTTCCAAGCTTCACAAACACAAGAAGATTGGCAAGAGCTAG
- the LOC107431734 gene encoding uncharacterized protein LOC107431734 isoform X1, with product MKSGVVLEVRRSSHDCLEKVFKTIQCSTVIKEASKVVLSMLKNYMPLAIGLSSSTVGTNDDILSKPQNLEVLHMLNVLKLTVPFLSVKVKAKVLSQVHKLFSSQFSALTRHILKIIEACFETSRVHVIAPETEKILVSLSSYVSLGDKIPLDTVMAAANLLKRSLNILRDGESSSYVKNLPLVCNSLAGLLTSEASTAAHASVILKQLINDHVDQASLVIDDGGQEKVEASEVKSICSIFENCLSTCDGNPNEHILAVISALFLKLGGISYYYMKSILAKLADLMTLASGSKSITHHLRNCIGSAVIAMGPERILTLVPISINAHDFSCVNIWLVPILRSYVVGASLKYYLEHIVPLAKSFQHASCKVESSTIGQDLQSHAHALWGLLPAFCRHPTDMYRNFKPLAEVFIKFLKEDSFMHDNVALALQVLVNQNKSALNPKIDADESYAVRDSPIEFGSIPTYSKKTATKNIKALVSYSTELLQTLTDLFIDSSPKRRSYLKDAIGCLASITDSSITKKIFISLLERFQFIDGRGEFGKVESQNELVDTEQRMEKDAQRYMIMELASSLVEGAKEDLIDLIYRFVKHSFQATDGIESHEACYTLSKMIKEHDWFCSSRFVDVIDLLFGLKSPVDIATLRSRFDCYHLLMVHALKINSEEENTKAFLILNEIILTLKDAKDEETRKAAYDILLKISSSLRDTPCISSDSPYQKLLSMIMGYLSGASPHIKSGAVSVLSVLIYKDTDICLSMPDLVPSLLSLLQGKSVEVIKAVLGFVKVLVSCLQAKDLQSLLSDVVNGVLPWSSVSRNHFRSKVTIIMEIILRKCGFPSVELVTPEKYRKFIKSVAENRHNKTGSENAAVTETERRHQKRKSKESGTTTEKIRFMKHTKRKEKKLKTNNLPSTNEPGMSIRGGDGRRQDFRSKHASRKISVNGQTERYRNANRRNFKEGPTFGGKKKMRTDKKHEASVHRPALASKLHKHKKIGKS from the exons ATGAAGTCTGGGGTGGTTCTAGAG GTCCGTAGAAGTTCTCACGATTGTCTTGAGAAGGTTTTTAAGACAATCCAGTGCTCAACTGTTATCAAGGAGGCAAGCAAGGTTGTACTTTCTATGCTGAAAAATTACATGCCTTTGGCAATTGGTTTGAGTAGTTCGACTGTTGGTACCAACGAtgatatattatcaaaacctcaAAATCTGGAAGTCCTACACATGCTAAATGTACTAAAGCTTACTGTGCCTTTTCTCTCTGTGAAAGTAAAAGCAAAAGTTCTTTCACAAGTACACAAGCTTTTCAGTTCCCAATTCTCAGCACTTACAAGGCACATTCTCAAAATTATTGAAGCGTGTTTTGAAACCTCAAGAGTTCATGTCATTGCTCCTGAGACAGAAAAAATTCTAGTATCTCTTTCTTCTTATGTATCTTTGGGAGATAAGATCCCCTTGGACACAGTCATGGCTGCAGCAAATTTGTTAAAACGCTCTTTGAACATACTCCGTGATGGAGAGTCAAGCTCATATGTTAAGAATCTTCCTCTAGTTTGTAATTCACTTGCGG GTCTTCTGACTTCTGAGGCTAGCACAGCTGCACATGCTTCAGTTATTCTAAAACAGCTGATTAACGACCATGTGGATCAAGCAAGTTTGGTGATTGATGATGGAGGACAGGAGAAAGTGGAAGCAAGTGAAGTAAAATCTATCTGTTCTATCTTTGAGAATTGCCTTAGCACTTGCGATGGAAATCCAAATGAGCACATTCTTGCAGTAATATCTGCATTGTTCCTGAAACTAG GAGGGATCTCATATTACTATATGAAAAGCATTCTGGCCAAACTAGCTGATTTGATGACCCTTGCTAGTGGCAGCAAATCTATCACTCACCAT CTTCGAAATTGTATAGGATCTGCTGTAATTGCCATGGGACCTGAGAGGATACTTACACTTGTGCCTATATCCATTAATGCTCATGATTTCTCATGTGTAAACATATGGTTGGTTCCCATTTTGAGAAGTTATGTAGTTGGAGCATCACTAAAGTACTACTTGGAGCATATTGTGCCTCTTGCGAAAAGCTTTCAGCATGCCAGTTGTAAAG TTGAAAGTTCAACAATTGGGCAAGATCTACAGTCTCATGCCCATGCCCTGTGGGGACTGCTCCCTGCTTTTTGTCGCCATCCAACTGATATGTACAGAAATTTTAAACCTTTGGCTGaagtttttattaaatttcttaaggAGGACTCTTTTATGCACGATAATGTTGCTCTTGCATTACAG GTTCTTGTAAACCAGAATAAAAGTGCACTGAACCCAAAAATTGATGCTGATGAGTCCTATGCAGTAAGAGATTCTCCAATAGAATTCGGCAGTATACCCACTTATTCAAAGAAAACTGCAACCAAAAATATCAAGGCTTTAGTTTCATATTCCACTGAGTTGCTTCAGACTCTAACAGACTTATTTATTGATTCATCTCCTAAAAGGCGCTCATATTTGAAG GATGCCATTGGATGCTTGGCTTCTATTACCGATTCTTCCATAACAAAAAAGATCTTTATATCACTGCTTGAGCGTTTTCAATTCATTGATGGTAGGGGTGAATTTGGAAAAGTGGAGAGTCAAAATGAATTAGTTGATACTGAACAAAGAATGGAGAAAGATGCTCAAAG ATATATGATAATGGAGCTTGCATCTTCTCTTGTTGAGGGAGCCAAGGAGGATCTTATTGATCTAATCTATAGGTTTGTTAAGCACAGCTTTCAG GCCACTGATGGGATTGAAAGTCATGAAGCATGTTACACATTGAGCAAAATGATTAAG GAACATGATTGGTTTTGCTCTTCTCGATTTGTTGACGTGATTGATTTGTTATTCGGCTTGAAATCTCCTGTTGACATAGCAACTCTAAGGAGTCGCTTTGATTGCTACCACCTTTTAATGGTTCACGCATTGAAG ATAAACTCAGAGGAAGAGAATACAAAGGCTTTTCTCATTCTCAACGAGATCATACTTACACTAAAAGAT GCCAAGGATGAAGAAACAAGGAAAGCAGCATATGATATCCTCCTGAAGATAAGTTCTAGCTTAAGGGACACACCATGTATCAGTTCTGATTCGCCTTACCAAAAACTACTAAGCATG ATAATGGGCTATCTTTCTGGTGCATCACCTCATATAAAGAGTGGAGCAGTATCTGTGCTATCTGTGCTTATATACAAGGACACAGATATTTGTCTTTCAATGCCTGATCTTGTGCCTTCTCTTTTATCGTTACTGCAAGGAAAATCTGTGGAAGTTATAAAA GCTGTCTTGGGCTTTGTGAAAGTGTTAGTATCTTGCTTGCAAGCTAAGGATTTGCAGAGTCTTCTTTCTGATGTTGTCAATGGAGTTCTTCCATGGTCATCTGTTTCGAGGAATCATTTCAGATCAAAG gtCACTATCATAATGGAGATTATCTTAAGGAAGTGTGGTTTTCCTTCGGTTGAGTTAGTTACTCCagaaaaatatagaaagttTATCAAGTCAGTTGCGGAG AACCGCCATAACAAAACAGGATCTGAGAATGCTGCTGTTACTGAAACAGAAAGAAGGCAT CAGAAGAGGAAAAGCAAGGAATCGGGTACCACAACTGAGAAAATAAGATTCATGAAACATACAAAGAGAAAGGAGAAGAAACTAAAAACCAACAACCTCCCTAGCACAAATGAGCCTGGTATGTCTATTAGAGGAGGTGATGGACGAAGGCAGGATTTCAGAAGTAAGCATGCTAGCAGGAAAATATCTGTTAATGGTCAAACAGAAAGATACAGAAACGCAAACAGGAGGAATTTCAAAGAAGGGCCTACCTTTGGTGGAAAGAAAAAGATGAGAACAGACAAGAAACATGAAGCATCAGTTCATAGACCAGCTCTTGCTTCCAAGCTTCACAAACACAAGAAGATTGGCAAGAGCTAG
- the LOC107431734 gene encoding uncharacterized protein LOC107431734 isoform X3 gives MEVEKAEHEKETETEHANSFSGGCDICQQLIDRYTKSTAPQHRHLIATAMAMRSILTTESLPLTPAAYFAATITAVENASSASQTLDSTAVAALLSFLAIVLPLVPPQGIAATKAIEAMQVLVSLQAREKEGLAMFTVRAAVKCLGTLVGFCDLEDWGSVKFGFETLLKFSVDRRPKVRRSSHDCLEKVFKTIQCSTVIKEASKVVLSMLKNYMPLAIGLSSSTVGTNDDILSKPQNLEVLHMLNVLKLTVPFLSVKVKAKVLSQVHKLFSSQFSALTRHILKIIEACFETSRVHVIAPETEKILVSLSSYVSLGDKIPLDTVMAAANLLKRSLNILRDGESSSYVKNLPLVCNSLAGLLTSEASTAAHASVILKQLINDHVDQASLVIDDGGQEKVEASEVKSICSIFENCLSTCDGNPNEHILAVISALFLKLGGISYYYMKSILAKLADLMTLASGSKSITHHLRNCIGSAVIAMGPERILTLVPISINAHDFSCVNIWLVPILRSYVVGASLKYYLEHIVPLAKSFQHASCKVESSTIGQDLQSHAHALWGLLPAFCRHPTDMYRNFKPLAEVFIKFLKEDSFMHDNVALALQVLVNQNKSALNPKIDADESYAVRDSPIEFGSIPTYSKKTATKNIKALVSYSTELLQTLTDLFIDSSPKRRSYLKDAIGCLASITDSSITKKIFISLLERFQFIDGRGEFGKVESQNELVDTEQRMEKDAQRYMIMELASSLVEGAKEDLIDLIYRFVKHSFQATDGIESHEACYTLSKMIKEHDWFCSSRFVDVIDLLFGLKSPVDIATLRSRFDCYHLLMVHALKINSEEENTKAFLILNEIILTLKDAKDEETRKAAYDILLKISSSLRDTPCISSDSPYQKLLSMIMGYLSGASPHIKSGAVSVLSVLIYKDTDICLSMPDLVPSLLSLLQGKSVEVIKAVLGFVKVLVSCLQAKDLQSLLSDVVNGVLPWSSVSRNHFRSKVTIIMEIILRKCGFPSVELVTPEKYRKFIKSVAENRHNKTGSENAAVTETERRHQKRKSKESGTTTEKIRFMKHTKRKEKKLKTNNLPSTNEPGMSIRGGDGRRQDFRSKHASRKISVNGQTERYRNANRRNFKEGPTFGGKKKMRTDKKHEASVHRPALASKLHKHKKIGKS, from the exons ATGGAGGTTGAGAAAGCAGAACACGAAAAGGAGACCGAAACCGAACATGCCAATTCATTCAGTGGAGGCTGCGATATCTGCCAGCAGCTCATTGACCGGTACACAAAGTCTACGGCGCCACAACACCGCCACCTCATCGCCACGGCCATGGCCATGCGCTCCATCCTCACCACCGAGTCCCTCCCACTCACTCCAGCCGCCTATTTCGCCGCCACAATCACGGCAGTCGAAAATGCATCGTCTGCTTCTCAGACACTAGACTCCACCGCCGTGGCTGCGCTCCTGTCGTTCCTGGCCATAGTGCTCCCGTTGGTGCCACCGCAGGGGATTGCGGCTACTAAGGCGATCGAGGCTATGCAGGTTCTGGTGAGCCTGCAGGCAAGGGAGAAGGAGGGATTGGCTATGTTCACTGTGAGGGCTGCAGTGAAGTGCTTAGGGACTTTGGTCGGGTTTTGTGATTTGGAGGATTGGGGCTCTGTCAAATTTGGTTTCGAAACATTGCTCAAGTTCTCCGTTGACAGACGCCCCAA A GTCCGTAGAAGTTCTCACGATTGTCTTGAGAAGGTTTTTAAGACAATCCAGTGCTCAACTGTTATCAAGGAGGCAAGCAAGGTTGTACTTTCTATGCTGAAAAATTACATGCCTTTGGCAATTGGTTTGAGTAGTTCGACTGTTGGTACCAACGAtgatatattatcaaaacctcaAAATCTGGAAGTCCTACACATGCTAAATGTACTAAAGCTTACTGTGCCTTTTCTCTCTGTGAAAGTAAAAGCAAAAGTTCTTTCACAAGTACACAAGCTTTTCAGTTCCCAATTCTCAGCACTTACAAGGCACATTCTCAAAATTATTGAAGCGTGTTTTGAAACCTCAAGAGTTCATGTCATTGCTCCTGAGACAGAAAAAATTCTAGTATCTCTTTCTTCTTATGTATCTTTGGGAGATAAGATCCCCTTGGACACAGTCATGGCTGCAGCAAATTTGTTAAAACGCTCTTTGAACATACTCCGTGATGGAGAGTCAAGCTCATATGTTAAGAATCTTCCTCTAGTTTGTAATTCACTTGCGG GTCTTCTGACTTCTGAGGCTAGCACAGCTGCACATGCTTCAGTTATTCTAAAACAGCTGATTAACGACCATGTGGATCAAGCAAGTTTGGTGATTGATGATGGAGGACAGGAGAAAGTGGAAGCAAGTGAAGTAAAATCTATCTGTTCTATCTTTGAGAATTGCCTTAGCACTTGCGATGGAAATCCAAATGAGCACATTCTTGCAGTAATATCTGCATTGTTCCTGAAACTAG GAGGGATCTCATATTACTATATGAAAAGCATTCTGGCCAAACTAGCTGATTTGATGACCCTTGCTAGTGGCAGCAAATCTATCACTCACCAT CTTCGAAATTGTATAGGATCTGCTGTAATTGCCATGGGACCTGAGAGGATACTTACACTTGTGCCTATATCCATTAATGCTCATGATTTCTCATGTGTAAACATATGGTTGGTTCCCATTTTGAGAAGTTATGTAGTTGGAGCATCACTAAAGTACTACTTGGAGCATATTGTGCCTCTTGCGAAAAGCTTTCAGCATGCCAGTTGTAAAG TTGAAAGTTCAACAATTGGGCAAGATCTACAGTCTCATGCCCATGCCCTGTGGGGACTGCTCCCTGCTTTTTGTCGCCATCCAACTGATATGTACAGAAATTTTAAACCTTTGGCTGaagtttttattaaatttcttaaggAGGACTCTTTTATGCACGATAATGTTGCTCTTGCATTACAG GTTCTTGTAAACCAGAATAAAAGTGCACTGAACCCAAAAATTGATGCTGATGAGTCCTATGCAGTAAGAGATTCTCCAATAGAATTCGGCAGTATACCCACTTATTCAAAGAAAACTGCAACCAAAAATATCAAGGCTTTAGTTTCATATTCCACTGAGTTGCTTCAGACTCTAACAGACTTATTTATTGATTCATCTCCTAAAAGGCGCTCATATTTGAAG GATGCCATTGGATGCTTGGCTTCTATTACCGATTCTTCCATAACAAAAAAGATCTTTATATCACTGCTTGAGCGTTTTCAATTCATTGATGGTAGGGGTGAATTTGGAAAAGTGGAGAGTCAAAATGAATTAGTTGATACTGAACAAAGAATGGAGAAAGATGCTCAAAG ATATATGATAATGGAGCTTGCATCTTCTCTTGTTGAGGGAGCCAAGGAGGATCTTATTGATCTAATCTATAGGTTTGTTAAGCACAGCTTTCAG GCCACTGATGGGATTGAAAGTCATGAAGCATGTTACACATTGAGCAAAATGATTAAG GAACATGATTGGTTTTGCTCTTCTCGATTTGTTGACGTGATTGATTTGTTATTCGGCTTGAAATCTCCTGTTGACATAGCAACTCTAAGGAGTCGCTTTGATTGCTACCACCTTTTAATGGTTCACGCATTGAAG ATAAACTCAGAGGAAGAGAATACAAAGGCTTTTCTCATTCTCAACGAGATCATACTTACACTAAAAGAT GCCAAGGATGAAGAAACAAGGAAAGCAGCATATGATATCCTCCTGAAGATAAGTTCTAGCTTAAGGGACACACCATGTATCAGTTCTGATTCGCCTTACCAAAAACTACTAAGCATG ATAATGGGCTATCTTTCTGGTGCATCACCTCATATAAAGAGTGGAGCAGTATCTGTGCTATCTGTGCTTATATACAAGGACACAGATATTTGTCTTTCAATGCCTGATCTTGTGCCTTCTCTTTTATCGTTACTGCAAGGAAAATCTGTGGAAGTTATAAAA GCTGTCTTGGGCTTTGTGAAAGTGTTAGTATCTTGCTTGCAAGCTAAGGATTTGCAGAGTCTTCTTTCTGATGTTGTCAATGGAGTTCTTCCATGGTCATCTGTTTCGAGGAATCATTTCAGATCAAAG gtCACTATCATAATGGAGATTATCTTAAGGAAGTGTGGTTTTCCTTCGGTTGAGTTAGTTACTCCagaaaaatatagaaagttTATCAAGTCAGTTGCGGAG AACCGCCATAACAAAACAGGATCTGAGAATGCTGCTGTTACTGAAACAGAAAGAAGGCAT CAGAAGAGGAAAAGCAAGGAATCGGGTACCACAACTGAGAAAATAAGATTCATGAAACATACAAAGAGAAAGGAGAAGAAACTAAAAACCAACAACCTCCCTAGCACAAATGAGCCTGGTATGTCTATTAGAGGAGGTGATGGACGAAGGCAGGATTTCAGAAGTAAGCATGCTAGCAGGAAAATATCTGTTAATGGTCAAACAGAAAGATACAGAAACGCAAACAGGAGGAATTTCAAAGAAGGGCCTACCTTTGGTGGAAAGAAAAAGATGAGAACAGACAAGAAACATGAAGCATCAGTTCATAGACCAGCTCTTGCTTCCAAGCTTCACAAACACAAGAAGATTGGCAAGAGCTAG